Proteins encoded in a region of the Triticum dicoccoides isolate Atlit2015 ecotype Zavitan chromosome 3A, WEW_v2.0, whole genome shotgun sequence genome:
- the LOC119267420 gene encoding uncharacterized protein LOC119267420, translated as MDEGGKYQQGWLAVGLPPAPVLAVTGIVTFFLYLSWQMDEFEEQLRHRTQAGFWVLMVLGFLALGLLAQHVLFDGEGRVAVPAAWRGQPEGGSGTSPWGVAALVALLLVLVSHRSDSHIFKPPGFR; from the coding sequence ATGGACGAGGGGGGCAAGTATCAGCAGGGCTGGCTTGCCGTCGGTCTGCCGCCGGCGCCGGTGCTCGCCGTCACCGGCATCGTGACCTTCTTCCTCTACCTGTCGTGGCAGATGGACGagttcgaggagcagctgcgccatCGCACCCAGGCAGGCTTCTGGGTGCTCATGGTGCTGGGGTTCCTCGCCCTGGGCTTGCTCGCGCAGCACGTGCTGTTCGACGGAGAGGGGAGGGTTGCCGTGCCGGCGGCATGGCGAGGCCAGCCCGAGGGCGGCTCCGGCACGTCGCCGTGGGGCGTCGCGGCCCTTGTGGCTCTGCTGCTGGTGCTAGTGTCTCACAGGTCCGATTCCCATATATTCAAGCCCCCGGGGTTTAGATGA